The Rhodamnia argentea isolate NSW1041297 chromosome 10, ASM2092103v1, whole genome shotgun sequence sequence tttgcatggtaaccattctcattatTCGATTCTCATTCTGATCCGGAAAAACCGATtctggttcaaatgaattttttgattctgttaTTGAATgggttttagaaaatcagaatgtgtttgataaccgcacaaaatttatgtttcaaaaaaatgattctttccctatttttttcatttaagtcaaataactatgcagttaatttataaaatgtcatcctaaattaaagactaattttcaatgcacactcaaataatttaaaatacattattttttagcatgtcatgaatgaaatacaaattttaatacatgatgtttaaagttctttaaatgttgcattttctaaatacatagaaatatcttgtgacgcacggctatcagtatgcatgttggatgccctcatcctctgcaatattctttgtaggagagtgaaagctatgaaatttatgaaatttaggcccaactttatgaaaataaggtcaaactagcataatctaagctttttctattttttagaattttctaaattttttgttattttttttttaatttatttttattaggtagaggggaaaaaatgacgagaaaattacaaggaaaaagtaagagatgtgagacttcattctgtttgctattttcaaaagtcattcttttcctagaagcaacttttttttgcttctggattttACTCAAAAAccgattttgattttcaaaaactGATTCTGagaacagaatcaaaatcagaatcagaattatttatgttaccaaacagcattctcattttttactgttctgGGATGAGAAtcaaagaatgagaatggtcACCATGCAGGCCCTAGGAATCCAAGTTCATCATGTCAGATTTTTGTCTTTAACTGTATCTGGTTTTTGTAAAGCCTTCTCAAGTTTTCTCATCACATACTGCAACGTGTCACCCATAATGCATAGAGACACGAGAAACAAAAGCCTTTTGCTTACCTGAAAGGGCCCTTCTTCATGCAGGAAAGTAAGCCCTTGTGCAGCACATAAGGCAACTTTCATTCTGGTGTTCCAATCTATAGGTGGTCCATCAGATCTTCCATATAGGAGCCTGTCTAAGCTTCCATGGTAAAGCCTCTCATACACAAGAGTTCTTGGCTCCGGACCCTCACGTGCGCAGTACCCAAGCAGCTTACAAAGGTAAGGATGCTGCAAAGATGCAAGAGTGTTTGCATCACTTATGAACTCTTTTATCCCCTAAAAGCAACAAGTGAAAGAAATTTGTAAGGCCACATTACAAGTAGGCGAATCAAATCAAACATATACATGTAAGCCGATGATAATTGTAGGACAAATCGTCTTATTAAAACTGAACTTCTAGTGAGTGTCATGAGATCTAGGTTTCAAAAACTGTCAAATTCATACTCAAAGTGAAGGAAAGCACTACTTAGCATTCTTTTGCATCCAATATCTTTAAGCTCTGCAAGAAATTACGGATGTTGCATTCAAAACATTTTAAAGCACTTGCTACCTGAGTGGATGTCTGAAGGCGAGTGACGGTAGCTTCAAACTTCCTTGAACTCGAATTATCTTCTCCAAAGGATGCTCTATACATTATTGAAGATAGACCTTCTGATGTCCATCGATCTAAAGAGAAATTATTGCAAGCTGCAGCAATTTCGTCAGGTAAAAAGCTACGAAGGGCTCCTGAGGGAGGCAAAGGCAATGGTCCAGAAGGATATAGTGGGCCACTCCCTGCTGCGGACTTAAAGCTTCCTGCAGTTTTTAGGACAGCAGCACCCTGAGGTGATGGAAGGGGAAGAGGTTGTGGACTCGAGGACCTTTGTTCTTTCATGGAAGCACGGTATCTTGAATCTTCTAGTTCATCGAATTCAGCTGATGAGAGAGCATCTTGTTCGGCCATATCAAAGGCAATAGATGGAGCAGATAATGCACGCATCCTACCATTTGTGACCATGTAAACTGTCTGAACAGGTTTAACTCTAGTTTTGAAACTCGGTGGAGCAGACTGCAATGACCGTGTCCGTATTTGGGGTTCAGGCAGAATCATTGGCATTTGCTCCTTAGAGTCATTATTATGTTTGGTGTAACTGGTTCTTTCAGGTTTCTTCTTCCTACACTTCAAAACGGTGAAACAACCCATTCTAGATTCAGAAATCTGCAGCTGCTATCTGGTTGTCTTGTCTATGTTCCTGCCAAAGAAAAACAACGAACACATAAACATCTCAAACCTCTACATGTTTCAGAACTTCATATGGGTTCATAAAAGAAGCCCATCTGGCTGTGCAATCCACGAATACTGTCTTCAACTCTGAAGGCATGATTTATATGAAACATATCGACCAACACACATTGAAAAAAGTCATATCaaactgcaaaagcaaatgagcATCATAAATAACAGGTTGTACAAACTGTTTCTCCCCTCCGCTTAATTAGGCTTGTCTTTTTCTCCTATTATAATTTGCCCCACCTTCAGCCTGCACCATAGCCGCTAAAAATTAATACCAAAGATCTGGTCTTCATTTGCTTTTATCGGCTGTTCCCAAAAGGAGATACTAGGCACTCACTCCATTACTTCCTAGACTAACATGGTGAACCATTTCAAGGCAATCAGAAATCGGAATTCAAAAAGCGAACAAAGCCATTCGACACAGGTGGGCACTTGCGTCCACAATATGAACAAACACATCGTCCTATACGCTAGTCCAGCGAGACGCCGCTACGAATCGCTCAAACAATAATCACCACTCATTCATCAAAGCACGACaacgggaaaaaagaaaaaagggctTCGATTCGCCGCCTCATCGGGTCGACAGCGACCACAGATCTAGCGAAACCCCAAAACCCAACACCCATTTGCACCCCGTGACTTCCTAACGGCTGAAGAATCTACGGCCGCGCAAATCAAAGCGGGCAGCCACCGGGAAGATCCCAGAGCCCCCCCCACAGACAAAAGACCCCATTCAAAACCTAACCGCGCCGCTAACGAGGACTCGAGACCAACCGCCACGGCGTCCTCCCAATCCACCAAGCCGACCAGAACAACTGCGAAATCGACGCCAAAATCCGAAGCAAGAAAACGAAAACACATCGCTTACCTGAGAAACCTCGAATCCCCGGACTAGCTCGGAGCTCAATTCGCCAGCGAGATGTGGAAGAGGGTGGGGGAAGAAGGAGGAGTGCTGGCCAAAAGCTTCTTCGTTTCAGTCCAATCGACGATTTTGGTGCGGAAGCAGGTCaaagaaaggacaaaagcaGAAGGAAATGGTGTCGAagcagacagagagagaaaagagagagagagatgtgggaGGAATATTGGAAttgaatggagagagagagagagagagagaggggaggtgGGGCCCAATGAGTAGTGGTCAAACCTaccataaagaaaaagaaaacccggGGATTTAGTAATTTAATCATTATCTAATATCTCCTTCCCATGACtggaggaaaatgattttactTTTTTGCCCCTCGAGACTTTTCTTCCCAGCTCCCCCCTCTttatatttttgcacatttcggAGAACACGAATTAAGCAGAATTACTCGTGCGGTACAAATATATTTTGGTCAAACACTCGTGCGGTTGAATTGTCCGGAAATTTGAAATCTTCCAAGGCATGCGGCATGCTTTGAAGTATTCATCAGAGAGCATTATGCGTGCGCTCTAAATGCTTTTCCTAAGATGCGCGCCGAAGAATTTTCGCCCACTTCCCGATGTCCGTCGGCCGCGATAGCAAGCGAACTTCTTCGCACGATATTTTCGAAAGTCGTTATCGTGTTATATTGACTAGAAAAGTCACGTGAGTCAGAACATTATCGAGCTTTAGTCGATGGGACAACGATCAATAATGTAAGCGTGCGGAACGGCAAAGGAAAGTCACGTTCTATTACGGCGACATTTGGAATTTCGAATGAGGGCTTCATTTCTCAAAGTTTTGGGGATTTGCATTTTGCAGCTATGCTTTTATAGTATCTACAAGAGGATGCGAGAtacgattttgaaaaatattatcacgTAAGAAGCatcttttttataataataatttaaaaaaaaaggatcgaaGGAAACTATGGATTACGAAACACAAAATACAATTGAGGAAAATTCAAGCCGACTCTTGCGATTttcctaattcttttttttttttaatattactgTATAAGTTGTGTAAGATGGGAGAGGAGACAGAGAGATtataaaatgaccaaaaagggGCAGGGGTCATTTACGTAAAAGCCGGGTCCCCTGGCCTCCGATTTCAACGAAAGAGAGCCTCGTTTGAAGTGACAATCCAGTCAAAGGCAGAGAACAAGAAAATGAGAAacgaaactaaaaaaaagaaaaaacaattatttCCAACAACACAATTCCCGTGTGGTCAAAGAGACCCATCGGGATTCCGCTTTGACTTTGGACGCACGCCGTCGGATGCTACCCCGGGAGGGCGATCGACGGCTCGCCCGCGTCCAACCAAAGAATTCAATGGGGGCCCACCTGACACGGGACAGCTCGTCGATGATGCTTAATTGAGTGGGCACCTCACACGCGCCATGCACTCGTGCCGAAGCTTCCCATCATCACAAACTGAGGGCCCCCTCCTCCCCCCCGGGCCCCCTCAAAAAGAGGGTGGGCCCACGTGGGGCCCAGTGGATTCGAATGTTGTTGTCATATGTGGATTATTGGGCCGAAGGAGACCACGTCCAGGCCACACAACATAGGATCCGGCCCATTTATGTAGCGACGCTAATCGATCATGCATTAAGCACCCAAGATCAACTGTACTAGAGATTCTTCTCAAACTCGTTCCACAAGTCCAATCAAGCTCCAGACTTTCAAGTAGTTCGACTTAGTCCTAAAACTCcgcaattaataaaattatagCCATTAGCATGGTATTCTAATTGTTTTTCAAGGACTCACGACGCCGATCTAGTATCCGACTTTGTCGGCGAGGGCTATCGACCCCCACCAACCTTTGGCGTGAGGGTCGGACATCACTTGTGTGGATGTCGCGACCAGATCGGAGAATTTCACAAAGGAGAACCACGCATACATTGAGCTTCCCGGGCTCGCAACTTCGGGGGACTTATGCGGCTCGTGATTGCGACTTTCAAACGGTTGCTAATACGATTCCACTCTCTCTGTGGCCCTTAACGCCCGGTTGTGGCCGGCATGGCTGCACTCCAGATTGATATGGAATTTCAATTTGGAAAGGACGGCATTTTGGAACGTTCCTTTTGAGAGAAATCGTTTGGATGCATTGCTGGGAGCGTGTTTGGGTTTTCGGGCATCTTTTGTTCTGTGGCCGGAACTTGGTGAGGATCCCTGATTGGAACACTGTTAGGCGAAGAGAAGCAGCTTCATCCGGTAGGATGACATCGGAGCGGTTTTCGGGACGGTAATGTCTATCGAAGTCCTCAAATTGCCGCATTTGTCATCCTTGGTGATGTGGCGGTGGCTCTGCTAGCCACCGCGCGCAAGCCAAGGCTGCGAGCCCTTGCCTGTGTCCGAGCAAGGGTTCCCGACGACCGAAGCCTAAttccataaaagaaaaaagtatatTTATTCTGCCATAGTTGAATGCTTTAATTGATAGTAATAACGAAAAAATTCGTCAGTATTCACAGAATCGAATAGAGTTGACGCGCAAATTTTGTTGcattaatttaataagttttgaGGCTCAATTGAACTATGTACCGTATTGTACCGTAGAAAATAACCCCGAATACTCGAATCGAGTCTTTTGAGTTAGATAGAACGCATAATCAAGCCCGAAACCAATTATATTTCATTGAAACCCACGTGGAGGCAATCGACCGAGCCGGCTCCGGCCTACTTCGGTTCGTAAATGACATGATTATGCTTGTATCCACGGCGTAGAAATTACTCTGGCTTTACTCGAACTCGTAttggccggcggcggcggcggagacgGAGGGCTCGCGCAAAATAAATCACGGTACCTGAGATTTCGCTTCACCTGATCCAATCCGTCAAATCAGCCGATCAGGAATTCATGACGCCGCGCTCTTCCAGATCTTCCACAAGATTCCTGGCACCCAATCCCCGGCGAAGTCCACGTACTTCGCCAGATCGAACGCTCGAGACGGAGATCCAACCGCGCTCCACAGACTCAACAGCACCAACGCGAAGCTCGCTTGTCTCGCGAGAAATTGCTTCGGCGCGCGAGCGAGGATCGTCGACGCCACCGCGACGACGCCTGCACCGATGTTGGCCAGGCGGTTGGCCGAGATCGCTCCGAGAAGGAACGCGGAGATCAGGACAAGGACGACGGACAGCCGCACAGCCCCAATCTCGGCCTACATACGCACAGGATCAAATGGAATTAAGGTCCACATTCTCAGTTTCGAAACTCCATTATCAAGGCAATGGGTATTAATGGCGTTGCGCGAATCCGTAGTCTGTACCGTACCGTACCTTATTGGCTTCGCGCGTCGCGACGGCGACGGTTTCCTTTTTAGCTCGCGATCCTCGGATTCTCCCGAGAGCTCTGAGGAATCTGGATCCGAGGAATCGCCGGCGCTGCCTCGGAGGTCCGGTCCCGCAATCCGACCGCACGCGGAGGACGAAGCTCCAAAGCCGGAGCAAGATCGAGAGGCTATGGTGACCGCCGCGAGGACTCCAAGTCGGAATCGGCGTTGTGGCTGTGAGCGCGACGCTGAAGTTCCTGGACCTTGCGTGGAGGTTGACTCTccattgctgctgctgctgctgatgcgGATGCTTTTGCTCTGCTCGCATGGTGAGGCCGTTAGGTCACAGCGAGCTCAACCAGTTTTCCAAGTTGGAAAGGgcgagggagaaagagagagttgcAATCGGAGACTGGGATTCGTTGTTTGGGCTTCTTTGTCGCATTAGTTGTTAGGTTGAAAAGGGAAGGCCCATCAATGAATGGACTTCTTTTGCCCATCTCTCCCGAGGCCCAATCTCCCCACCACCACCGACCGCCGTCGTCTGCTTCTTGGCCACCTCCGACTGTCGCCCCCGTCCCCGGCAAAAGTTTCCGCCCCCCGTCCTGAGCTCGTGCTTCCGTGCTCCTCCTCTGGTACGCTCTCTCTTACCCGTCTCACCTGTCCCTCCtccgccttctctctctctctcttaaaggCGCAGCGCCAACATGAGGTCGTCAAAATTTCTATAATCTCAATTGTGATCACTACGTGACCCCAATTGGGGGTCCCTGGAGCGCCATGAATGATCTTGAATCTAGCTCATGAGGCagtaaaagttttttttttattagttattTCTTATGGTTACTCTATATTACCAAGAATTAATGAGTTACTGTAGGTAAATCAGATTAATTAGTggtcgttttaaaagttttagcacttaagtgattgtttttaaaattttggtactaaagtaaaCACTTTTAGCATGTATAGTGTATTTAAGCCCTTATTTTTAATGGTTAGTCTATATTACCGATGCTTAATGAGTTACTGAAGGTAAATCAGATCAATTAGTGCAAACATTCATGCTCAGTTATGCCAATTGCAACTCTTGCTCGTAGTATCTAACCAGCATTGTGCAAAAATATTCAACTGGTAGATCTTGCTCAAGGGCGGGGTCGGTGCCCAATCCTGTGTCCGGTAATCTAACCCATGTGCAATTAttttactgaaaaaaaaaagttcgtaaagaattagaaaatgatttccaactGATCTCAAAATTTCAATGCAACTCAGAAAAATTACAAGAATCCTTGAAATGGAAAACATTTTACCGCTACTTTCAAATTTCCTCGAAACAAGCCCATcacttgaagaaaaaaaaaaaagaatcgtaATTGGAGAGGGCTATCTTTTGATGTCCTAAGACAttgtttgtttcgagaaaaatgaataatttcgtactaaaaatgatcatttgtatcgcttccgaaaatgaacgaacgaaaaaacattttcatcgcccataaaaatgttcaaacatAAAATGTTGTCACTGATAAAAATATCTTCCATTGACGGATTATTTCAAGCTatacaaacaattatttttagggaaaaatatttttccaaatcattgtttcccatgaaacaaacggatccTAGATGAAATCATGGATCCGGGATTTCAAAACGTACTGCTCGACCAttttaaataactaaaaagtcCGGAAGTAAGGGAATAAATCGTCTATCTCCGTCGGTATTTCCATTCAGTGACTCGTCCATTTATGCAGTTCATCCTTACGAATGTGTAAAATATATACAAACTTAGGTATTAAGGGGGTGAGATTTATAAATACAGCGTTTGCTTTGTCGGCAGGATCAAAGATCCTAATCCCATCTTATTCGCATTCCTAATATATGTTAGTTAAAAGTTTCCTCTTGCATAACAACCTTCATCGCCAGAGCTCGACAAGTCCTTTGGTGATCTTAAAGCATCTCTATGATCTTGACTCAGATATGTTATATTCACTCCATGTTTGTTCTCATTAGACCAGACATAATGGGTTATAAAACCATTTCTCCATCCATATATGATGGGTTAGTTGTTCGATAagttttatatatatgtgtgtggaagagttagttatatttaataagtaagtcataaatctatttaaATATAATGTGAGTGTCAAAAGAGTCGTGAATATATCGTAAACGAGTCATAAATGAGCCGTAAATGGATAATAAATGcgtttacaacttacttagataCAGTCCACTTTTATGACactcttttcattctctcttaTTTCTACTCGATCTTGTACTTAATAATTCCGCACACTCGCCTTAATTTGTGTGGAAGCTTTCTTAGATTTGGTAagatatgaaagtgttttaggaatatTAGACGGGATCGAGTACGATTTAGATATGAGTCGGGTCGAGTATGATtattaaatttgcattgcatgaaaatggtTTAAAAAGGGTGAAATATATCTATTTGATTTGAACCATTTTCGTCTCAGAGGGGTCTAGTACTCAAGAGCATATATTCGGCAGCTTTGTGTCGAATCGAGAACAAAAAGAGTGAGAGACAGAGGGCAAGCTGGTCTACGAAGCACAGTGAAAACACTTTCGTTCAAAAGTACAAAGTAGTTTCCCCATACATGGCGTAGAATACATTCGACCATATGAAACGACGCGTCGTACTAACCGTCGATACAGAGATCCGGAACGACACCGCAACGACTACTATCGTAATAACTAGAGACACCGTCGCTCGAGGCAACAGTAGCAGCAGTAGTTCCTCTTATTCTAACGTTAACATAGAGATCCAGAACGACACCGTATGTTCGCCCTTGGAAGCATTTTGGTCCTGCGCCccatctttctctctcacttCACGCTGCAACACAgatccacacaaaaaaaaaaaaaaaaaaatgagacttAGCGCGTACATA is a genomic window containing:
- the LOC115729767 gene encoding LOW QUALITY PROTEIN: probable serine/threonine-protein kinase PBL18 (The sequence of the model RefSeq protein was modified relative to this genomic sequence to represent the inferred CDS: inserted 1 base in 1 codon) encodes the protein MGCFTVLKCRKKKPERTSYTKHNNDSKEQMPMILPEPQIRTRSLQSAPPSFKTRVKPVQTVYMVTNGRMRALSAPSIAFDMAEQDALSSAEFDELEDSRYRASMKEQRSSSPQPLPLPSPQGAAVLKTAGSFKSAAGSGPLYPSGPLPLPPSGALRSFLPDEIAAACNNFSLDRWTSEGLSSIMYRASFGEDNSSSRKFEATVTRLQTSTQGIKEFISDANTLASLQHPYLCKLLGYCAREGPEPRTLVYERLYHGSLDRLLYGRSDGPPIDWNTRMKVALCAAQGLTFLHEEGPFQAMFNEFSTANIQIDKDFSAKLSGYGCIGHIQESDMSNSSVALANLSVETVEKGLLTPKSNVWSFGIVLLELLTGRKSLDNRLPKEERNLVKWSRPFLADDCRLSLIMDPQLKGRFPAKAAGTVADIAQRCLQKEPSERPTMRTIVDLLKVIQDMKYSCRFPLQEPAAIAGKQMLKSPSLNGIMVPTPKLNFSPSPPPRVAPPSAAPGNFVLYPHLXPPRACSSTLALEELNSQESRKSSSSSAVRRASVEGF
- the LOC115729106 gene encoding uncharacterized protein LOC115729106, with translation MRAEQKHPHQQQQQQWRVNLHARSRNFSVALTATTPIPTWSPRGGHHSLSILLRLWSFVLRVRSDCGTGPPRQRRRFLGSRFLRALGRIRGSRAKKETVAVATREANKAEIGAVRLSVVLVLISAFLLGAISANRLANIGAGVVAVASTILARAPKQFLARQASFALVLLSLWSAVGSPSRAFDLAKYVDFAGDWVPGILWKIWKSAAS